GGCCTGGTTCGCGCCGGTGCGCCACACCTCGCCCCACGGGACCATCCCACCGAAGACCCGCCGCCCGCGCATGGAGGGGCGGCTGTAGCTCACGGCGACGGTGGCATCGCCCACGCGCGCCGTGACGGAGTCGCGCGGCGACGCCTGCCCGAAGCCGCGCCCGGCCTGCTCCCGCGCGGCGAACGCGGCGGTCAGCGAGTCCAGCGCCACTCCGGGGACGCGCTCGGCCACGATCTTGAGCGTGCTCCCGCTCCCGTCCCAGGCGAGCAGGCGCCCGCGCGCGTCGGTCCGCGCCCGGTTCACCCCGGCGATGTTGGACACGGCGTACTCGCCCTCACCGGTCCGCCGCACCGTGAGCGCGAGCGGGTTCGGCCCGCCGATGGGGACCATCGCCACGGCCAGGCTGTCCGCCCGGGTGGCGGCCGCCCGCGCCAGCGGCAGCTCGTAGAGCGCCACGGAGTAGCCCAGGAAGGGGATGGCGCCCGCTGAGGCCGCCATGCGGAAGGTCTGCGTGCTGTCCCCGCGCGTCACCCGCACGGTCGCGCTGTCGCCGCCCAGCTCCGCGACCCCGCGCATGAACGGCTGCTCCTGGCCGGGGTTGCGGAAGGCGATCTCGAAGCTGGAGAGGGTGCCGTCCGGCCCCAGGGTGCCGGCGTACTCGCGGAGCTGCGTGCGCGGGGTGCGCACCACCTGCCGCCCCCGGATGCGGTCGCCCGTTCGGGTGAACTCCTCCACCGCCACGGTGTCGCTGCCGAGGCGGATGACGTACGCCCCGGAGTCGGGCGGCGTCTGCGCGGCGGCCGGGGCGGGGTGCGCGGCCAGGAGGGGAACGGCGAGGCCGGTGAGCAGGCGGAGCGGCGAGGGGCGCATGGTGTCCTCTGGGTGCGGGGTCCACAGTGGCTGCACGGAAGAGGATGGCGTCCGCACCGGCGCCGCGCAACGGGTATGGAACGAGCGAGGGGCGGAGCCGAAGCGGGCCGGGTGCCCGCAGGGGTACCCGGCCCGTCCACGAGACGCGGTCGAGCGGAGATCAGTCCTTTTCGACGCTGATCCCGCTCTTGAACTCGGCCTCGAACTCCACCGTCTTCCCGTTGAGCGCGGCCAGGTTCAGCACCTGCGTACCCGACCTGAACCAGGTGGCCGGGTGGAGGTTGACCGTGATGGCCCCATCCTCCGGCACCCGGAACGGAGTAGCGAACTCGTGC
Above is a genomic segment from Longimicrobiaceae bacterium containing:
- a CDS encoding DUF2911 domain-containing protein, which encodes MRPSPLRLLTGLAVPLLAAHPAPAAAQTPPDSGAYVIRLGSDTVAVEEFTRTGDRIRGRQVVRTPRTQLREYAGTLGPDGTLSSFEIAFRNPGQEQPFMRGVAELGGDSATVRVTRGDSTQTFRMAASAGAIPFLGYSVALYELPLARAAATRADSLAVAMVPIGGPNPLALTVRRTGEGEYAVSNIAGVNRARTDARGRLLAWDGSGSTLKIVAERVPGVALDSLTAAFAAREQAGRGFGQASPRDSVTARVGDATVAVSYSRPSMRGRRVFGGMVPWGEVWRTGANQATHLRTDRDLTIGGARVPAGSYTLWTIPGEREWTLVINRQTGQWGTEYDPAQDLVRVPMQTERVAAPVEQFTIAVEPRGGQSVLALTWENTRAWVPVAPAR